CGGAAGATGACCGATGAAATGGAGGAATTCACACTGGATGATGGAACAACGGCGCGACTGCCGGCGGGGGCGGGCCTGGAAGCGTTTTGCGCGGTCATGGATAACGTCATGGCAAGCGGGACCGGGGCGCCACTTAAGCCCGTGCCCTACCGGGATGTTTTCCTGAAAGTATCCACTGAAAAGACACTCGACCTCGGGACGGCGATCCGGGGACTCCTTGAGACTGAGGACGACGAGAACGAGTAATCCCGGTCAGGAGGGGACCGGGTGATTTTCTGGACGTGTTTAGATATGGACCGACCCGAGAAAGTGGATTCTAGGGGCAAAATTCGAGGCCGTTTTTTCACCGTCAAGGTTCTTCTTCAATGAGATCCACAATGGAAACCTCAAGGGCTTTCGCAATGCTGTATATTGACCGAACGGAGCATGTGTTTATCCGTTCATCACAGGCCTTTGTGATGGTTTGAAGTGAGACACCGGACATTTTTTGAAGCTCGCGGACCGTGACCTTTTTTTCTTTCATGACGCTCTTGAGTTTGCTTTTCAAATGCTCCCCTTTCGAAATCAAATTTCTATTTTTTTAGAACATTTCCCTTGACGTGTCAATGTGACCAGGCTATGTTCTATAAAACTAGAACATATTAACAACCTGCTACCCACAAAGGAGAGAACGACATGACGAACCAAGAATTTAATGAAACAGCGGCTTCATAGGAAAGCGATCATAAGCCCTTCGGGAAACCGGGGGCTTTTTTTGGGCAAGCAAAGATAACGTTGATTATCAGGAGGGCACGCCATGAAAAAGAATTTCCTGCTTCGGGACATCCCGCCGGCACTCCATCAGGAATTGAAACTTGCGGCGGTGCGGCAACAAATCACCATGCGGGAGTTGATCTTGCGGCTTATGGCCGATCACGTTGAAAAGAGGGGGGCGGCACATGGGCGTTAAGGTGCGGGAGAAATCGGCAGGAAGCGGCGTTTGGTGGCTGTTCATCGACCACAACGGACAACGGAAGGCGAAGAAGGTCGGCACGGACAAAAAGCTTGCACTGGAAGCGGCGAAGAAGATCGAGGCCAAGTTGACGTTGGGGGATATGGGACTGAAAGACCCCGAGAAGAAAGCCCCCACGTTCAAAGAAGCCGCTGATCTTTGGTTGCATGGATACATTAAGCCCTTGAGACGGGAAACGACATTTGAGCGTTATTCCGACATGCTTAAGCGGCACGTATTGCCAACACTGGGGAGCACTCCCATAAACGAGATTGCGCGGAAGGATGTCAGGGAGCTTCTTCTTTCCGTTCGGGCAAAGGGGCTTTCAAAGGCGAGCGTGTGCCTTGTCCGTGACGTCATGAGCGGCGTTTTCAACCATGCCATTGACGATGAGATCATTGAAGTGAATCCGGTTCTCGGGGTGGTGAAACGACTCAACCTTTCCAGGGACAAGCAGGAGGAAGTTGAACCCCTCACAAAAGAGGAAGTCGGTCTTTTCCTTGAGACATGCAAGCAGAACCGGCCGGAATACTATCCGCTTTTCTTGACTGCTTTCCGAACGGGGATGAGACTCGGGGAGCTCTTGGGCCTCAAGTGGGGGGATGTCGATTGGAACGGGAAATTTATCCGTGTGAGCAGGAGTGCCAAGCGTGGCAAGATAACCCCCACGAAGACGGGAAAGAACCGGCGGGTGGATATGTCGGACCAGTTGATGAACGTCTTGAAAGGGCTTCAAACGCAACGGAAGCGGGAAGCGTTGAAGAAAGGGCACGGCGTCGCTGATGGATTCATCTTTCTATCCAGGGAGGATGAAATCCTTTCACAGAACACTGTCAGGAACGTTTTTAAAGGTATTCTTCGCAAGGCAGGACTCCGGGATATCCGGTTACACGAAACCCGGCACACGTTCGCTTCCCTGCTTCTGACTGACGGTCAAAGCCCGGTTTACGTGAAGGAACAGCTCGGTCATTCTTCCATTCAGATGACCGTGGACATTTACGGGCACCTGATCCCGAGCAGCAACCGGGATGCCGTAAACCGATTGGACGAAACGCAACCATCCGCAACCCAGCCGCAACCAGCCAAAATAGAAAAAGCGTAACCCGTTAAGATTACGCCTCATTTCATACGTATGGTGCCGAAGGCCGGACTCGAACCGGCACGAGTTTCCCCACCACCCCCTCAAGATGGCGTGTCTACCAAGTTCCACCACTTCGGCAAGCAGGATGGATTATACTCAAATCGCGTCTTTTGGCAAGCCCAAACTTAACTTTTTTTCTACTGCTTTTCCTGGGGCTGCGCTGATGGAGCCGTTTCTGTGGAGGGAGCAGCAGGCTGTTGAGCGGGGGGCTGCGAAGTTGCCTCGCTCTCCTGGGCCTTGGGGGCGGGCTCGGAAGATGCAGACGGAGCAGGAGCAACGGGTTTTGCTTCGGGAACCACTGGTCCCTGGCTCTGTTGTGCAGGAAGGCTATCCATGATGGATTTCTGTGGAGGCCCCGAGGAGAGTTTTGTCAGGCTGATGCAGGTCAGCATGAAGACAATGGCGGCTCCAGTCGTCAGCTTGCTCAGGAAAGTCGTTCCGCCGCTTCCACCGAAAAGTGTCTGTGAGGCTCCGCCGAAAGCGGCTCCCATGTCGGCACCTTTGCCGGTCTGAAGTAGGACGATCAATATAAGAGCGATACAGGCCAGGGTGTGAACAATAATGATTGCTGTGTACATCAGTTGACTCATTTCTCCACGAATTGATATTGGACGATGCGTTTGAAAGAACTCACTTCCAGGCTTGCACCGCCTACCAGCAGTCCATCTATATCCGGTTGCGCCATGAGCGCATCGACATTGTCCGGTTTAACCGATCCTCCATATAATATTCTGAGCCTGTTTGCAACCTCTTTGTCGAATAAGGCGGCAATATGCTGCCTGATGGCAAGATGCACTTCCTGGGCCTGCCCCGGGGTTGCCGTTTTTCCGGTACCGATGGCCCAGACGGGTTCATACGCGATGACAATCTTCCCGGATTCTTCCCTGCTCAGGCCTTGAACCGCTCTCTCCAGCTGTGTGCCTATGACTTCCAGGGTCCTGCCCGCTTCACGTTCTTCGAGAACCTCACCGACGCAGAGGATGGGTAGAAGCCCAAATTTGAACGCTGCAGCCAGTTTTTTCTGTATCATTTCATCGGTTTCGCCAAACAGGTGACGCCTCTCCGAATGTCCCAGAATGACACAGTCGCAGCCGAGGTCCTTGAGCATGGGGCCAGATATTTCTCCGGTATAAGCCCCTTTTTCTTCCCAATGGAAGTTTTGTGCAGCCAGCTTGTAACCCTCCATGGTCATTGCTTTGCGCGCCGCATCGAGCGCTGTATATGGCGGTGCGATCATGACCTCCCGATCCGTGCACGGACCGACTTCTTTTTGAAGAGTCTCGATAAAGGAGACCGTTTCTCCAATGGTTTTGTGCATTTTCCAGTTGGCTGCAATCAGTGATATTCTCTTGTCCATAGCCCCCTCTTCAGACATCGCTTTCAGGCCGTTCGCCTCTTGCCCACAGCCTAAAATGGGAAGGGAAAAAGGTTGTACCGCCATCGCCTCCCTCGAAGGGAAGGGTTTCGGCAGCTTCCAAGGCTGTTTAAAAGCGGTGTCGTGTCTTTGGTGGTTGAAGGTGCAACATTGCCGGGCGGATAGGCTGCAAATGCTGCACGTGGATATCTTTAAACGCCTATATGGAAAACCGCTCTTCTCGGATTGGGAAAGAGGGTTTCGGATAGCTTCTAAGGGAGTTGGCGGATTCCAATATCCCATTATTCACCATGGAGACACGGAGGGCACGGAGAATATTTTGGCACTCTTATGGAATTCTTCTGTGATCTCTGTGTCTCTGCGGTAAATGGGGACTTCAAGAGCGGCTCACCCCCTAAGAACGTTGGCTGCATTCCTCCAGGGCTGCGATCCCTGGAAGGGTCTTTCCTTCCAGAAGTTCCAGAAAGGCGCCTCCTCCCGTTGAAACGTAACTTACCTTGTCGGCCGCTCCGGCCTGCCGAACGGCTGCGGCCGAATCTCCACCTCCAATGACGGTGAGGGCGTCAAGACTACCCAGGAATTCGGCAACTGAAAAAGTTCCCTTATGGAAGGGGGGAGTTTCAAAAGCGCCCAGCGGCCCGTTCCAAACGATGGTTTTGCTGTTTTTGAGGACCGATTTAAAAATTTCGATGGTTTTGGGGCCTACATCCAAAATGAGATCACTGGAAGGAACGTTGTCGATGTCCACCTCTTTTATCGCCGTCCCACTTTCCAGCTTCGGAGCTACGACGGCGTCCACCGGGAGATAGACTTTTACTCCTTTCTGTTTTGCACGCTCCAGAAGGTTTGTTGCCGTTTCCATGTGATCGTCTTCCACAAGGGATTTTCCCACATTTTTCCCTTGTACCTTGAGGAAGGTATTGGCCATGGCGCCACCTATGATGAGATGATCGGCTTTGGAGAGGAGATTTTCCAGAACTCCGATCTTGGATGAAACCTTGGCTCCGCCAATGATCATGGTCAGCGGGCGTTGGGGCGCTTCCATGGCCTGATGGAAGTATTTGATTTCGTTCTCGAGTTGATATCCTGCAGCACAAAGGGGCACGTGGCGGGTGATGCCGTGAACCGATGCATGGGCGCGGTGCGAAACGGCGAATGCATCGTTGACGTAGACGTCGGCCAGAGCGGCCAACTGCCGGGAAAAGGCATCGTCGTTCTTCTCTTCTTCTGCGTGAAACCGAAGGTTTTCGAGCAAAAGGATTTCTCCCCCCTGCAGTTTGGAAACCAGAGCCTCAACAGCTGCCCCGATACAATCGGGGGCCATTTGAACCGGCTTTCCTAAAATTCTGGAAAGATATTCGCCTACCGGCTTCAAAGAAAAATCCTCAGCCACTTTTCCCTTGGGTCTTCCCAGGTGGGATGCCAGTATGAGCCTACCACCCGCGTCCACCACCTTCCTGATGCTCGGCAAAACAGCCTGAATGCGCAGGTCATCCGTCACCCGGCGCTGCTTGTCGAGAGGAACATTGAAATCCACCCGCATGAAAACGCGCTTTTCTGCAAGATCGAGCGTATCCAGGGTCTTCATGTATACCTGTCCTTTCCGTTTCTGTACGTGGAGCCTTCAAATGGAGAGTAGAGCTGTGAAGCCCGGTTCCAATCAGTCGATGCTCTTGCCCACCATCACCGCCAAGTCGGCCAGGCGGCTGGAATAGCCGTATTCATTGTCGTACCAGCTGAATACTTTGACCATGCGGCCACCGATGACATTGGTGAGTTTCGCATCCACGCTGGACGAAAAGGACGTGTGGTTGAAGTCCGACGAAACCAGTTCTTCCGTTACAAAGTTCAATATCCCTTTGAGAGGTCCGTTGGCTGCTTCCTCGAGGACCTTGTTCACTTCTTCGATGGTGACATCCCTTCCGACTCGCGCCACGAGATCCACCAGCGAAACGTTGGGTGTAGGGACGCGAATGGCAACCCCGTCCAGCTTGCCCTTCAATTCAGGAATGACCTCGGCGACAGCCCTTGCCGCACCCGTGGTGGTGGGAATCATGGAGAGTGCCGCCGCCCTGGAACGGCGCCTGTCTTTGTGAAGAGCGTCCAGGAGCCGCTGATCCATGGTGTAAGAGTGAATCGTGGTCATGAGGCCGTGTTCCACCACGAAGTGGTCGTGCAGGAGCGCCACGATGGGTGCCAGGCAGTTGGTCGTGCAGGACGCATTGGAGATGATGTGGTGTTTTCTGGGGTCATAAGTATCTTCGTTGACTCCGATCACAAAAGTGGCGTCCATGCCCTTACCCGGTGCTGAAAGGACAACTTTGCGGGCGCCCGCGTTGATGTGCTTCTGGCAATTGTCGCGGTCGGCGAAGCGGCCCGTGCTTTCCAGAACGACATCTACTTTGAGTTCGTGCCATGGCGACTCGGCCGGATCTGAAACTTTGAGGCATTTATATACCTTCCCGTCGACGACCAGTTCATTTTCGGTGGCGGAAACTTCACGTGGCCACACCCCGTGGACGGAATCGTATTTAAGAAGGTAGGCCAGTTCCGGGGGAGCGGCCATGTCGTTGAGAGCGACTACTTCCAGGGGCGCATTTCTGTCGAGCAGGGCTTTGAAAATGGTGCGTCCGATACGCCCGAAACCGTTGATTGCGACTCGAATAGACATATTCTATCCTTTCTTTGTATTCGTGAGTTGGCGCAGTTTCAGCGTGACAAATTTCAACCCGTTTTCGATACCGGTAATTCGGCACATCCCGCTTCTACTAAAAGCCTATCCGAAAACCTTCCTCGGCAGCGGACCCTCCCTTAATTCCCCCTCGAAGGGGGACTAAGGGGGGCCAAAGTCCACAGGAAGTTTCTGGGTAGATTCTAAGCACTCTCACCCGGATTACAACATTTTGGCAATGCTGACCGTCCGGTCCCCAAGCATATTGGTATAGCTGCCTAGTTCGTTGTCGTACCACCCATAGATCACGGCCTGCGTGACGGGGATTTCCAGGATGTTATTTTTTTGAGCCTTTTCGGTTCCCTGGGGGATCTGGGTGATGTCAAACGACTTGGATGCTCCACCTTCACCCAGGGATTTTACATAATCACACGCGCTCAAAACGCTCTCCATATTGATGCGCACAGCCGAAGTGCGGGTGTGGTTCTCATGACCTTCTATGACCGCGGCGGCCCTGGGGATTCCAATGATATCCGAAGAAACATTCTGTTCTTCCGAATAAACCAGATACCCCTCCGGGAAATGCTTGGCAGCCTGCTGGTAAATGCCGTTGATCTTTTCCCTGTTGATGGGATTTCTCAGACTCTCGTCCTGAATCATCATGACCAGGATAATGAGCGACCCCGTGGTGACGGGAACACGCACGGACTCCGCAATGAAACCAATGCGCTTCATCTCGGGGATGACCAGCCCGAGCGCCTTTGCGGCACCGGTGCTCGTGAGGATGATGTTGTTCATCACCGAACGGTTTTTTCTCAAGTCCGTCGCCTTGGTCTTAGGAGACCGGTCCAGTACCTGCTGAGAGCTGGTGGCTGCGTGCACCGTGGTCATGGATGCGGAGAGAATCCGGTCCGCCCCGAAGTAATCCAGCAGGGGTTTGACCATGTAAGAAAGACAGGTGGTCGTGCAGGATGCGTTGGAGATGAGCAAATGCCGGGTGGGATCGTAATCGGCGTCGTTGATTCCCATCACGGTCGTTACGGCATCTGCCGGCATTTCCTTGCTCTTGTCCTTGATCTTGAAGGGAGCCGACGCGATGACTTTTTTTGCACCCGCCGCAAGATGGCCTCGAAGAGAACCTTTGGGATCATCGGCGGGAACCGTGGGATCCAGAAATGCTCCCGTGGCGTCTACCACCAGATCCACCCGGTGTTCGCGCCAGCCGATATTGGATGGATTGCGTTCTTTGCGAAGGAAAGTGGTCTTCACTCCATTGATGCGCATGCTTCCTTCTGCATCATTGATCTCCTCGATGACCCTATTGGCCCGGCATCCGTAAAGGTAAGTATGGAGTGCGCCATAGGTGGAGTCCCTCTCGACAAAATGGGCGATGTCCTGAAGGCTGGTGCCGACGTCCCGGCCGATATTGACAACGAGTTCAGAGAAATACTGCCGTTCGACGTGGTGCCATATGGAAAGCTTGGCGATTCTTCCCAGACCGTTAATACCCAGTTTCATCGGCACCATTTTTTCCTGTTCGCTCATATTTCCTCCCTGTAAGATCGTTTCCATTCATGGACACAGGCTAAGATGCAATAATCAGATAAAGATCAATGGAGACCCGTTCAAAGAGTCTGGATTCTTGGGCAGATGCTCGCAAGAGTATTCATTGTTGCATGTGAATTCAAGGCCTTTCCCGCCTTTTGTCTTTCCGAAAAACGCAATAGGTTCAGCGGGGAACAAACAACCTTCACAATCCTCTCAAGGGGGGTAAAAACTCAGTTGAGCACATCTACCTGGATTGTCTCATGATAGCCCATATAAACGGCCCCGCTTCGACCGTCAATGGCGATGGAATCCCCCGTGTGAATAATATGTTCGGTTTGAGACGGGGAAGTGATGATGCATTTCTTCTCCTTTTCCCAAACCTTCATTTTACTCAGACCGACGACGCACGTCTTGCCCAGCCGGTGGGCGACAATGGCGGCATGAGAAGTGGCTCCTCCCTTGCCTGTCAGAATACCGTCGGATATAGAGATTTCACCGATGTCATCCGGTACGGTGTCCGCTCGAATGAGGATGATGGGTTGATTCAAATGTTCCTTTCGGAGACGAACAATGGAGTCCAGGTCGAAGGCCACGAGACCGGACAGAGCCCCACCGCTGACGCCTATCCCGCTTCCGATATGCATTTGCTGAAGTTCCGCGGAAGGCTTGAATACGGGGTAAAGGCGGCGTACCCGTGGAGCCATGTTTCTGGATTGAAGGATATACACACCTTCTTCTCCATCTCCCTGGAAGGTGAATTCAATTTCCTGGGGAGCCCAGCTCCGCCTGGAGACGAGTTCCCTCGCTATGTCGAAGAGGCGCTGATAGACGCGGGGAAAAAGCTTTTCCAGTGAATACTCTTCTCTCTCGCCTTCAGCCAGGCGCTGCTTTTCCGAAAGAGGAAGCGTCTTCACCAATCCTCCCACCACGTCTTCGCCCTGGTTGCCCAGAGTGAAGTCTCCGACGGGATCGATTTCATCTTCCGAAGTCTTTGGGTTGTGCGTAAACATCACTCCCGCCCCCGAGCGATTGTCCAGATTTCCGAAGACCATGGCCTGGATAGCCACGGCGGTTCCCCAATTTTCCGAAAGCATCATGATTTCTCTGTAGGTTTTGGCCTTCTCGGAATACCAGGATTCCATCACCTGGCCGATGGCGGTGAAAAGTTGTTCCTTGGGCGAGTCCGAAAAATCAATATGGTGCTCTTCCAGCTTTTTCCTGTAGGCGAGAGCCAGTTCGCGGATTTCTTCGGGCTTGAATTCTCTCTTTACGAGGCGGCCGTGAACCTTCTTGTAATATGCCATGATGGCATCGAATTCATCGCGCTGCATTCCGAAGGACATCCCCCATGACTGGATGAATCGCCGGTAATTGTCCCAGGCAAACCAGGATTGGCCCGTCTGCCGAATAAGCCCTTCGACCACCTGTTCGTTGATGCCGACGTTCAGAAAGGTGTTCATCATTCCCGGCATGGATACGGCAGCCCCACTGCGCACCGACAGGAGAAGGGCATTTCCAGGGCAGCCGAATCCCCGGCCCGTCTCTTCTTCGAGCTTGGTGATATGATTCATCACCCGTTCCTCGAAGTCCTCCCTGGCCTGGGCGAAATCGGTGATAACGCTGCGGCAGCGAAAGTATTCCGTTGTGATGACAAATGCCGGCGGCACCTTGATGCCGATGGAGTAAAGTTTGGCCAGGTTGTATCCTTTGTTCCCCATGTGTATGAGATCATAGGTCTTGGGGTTGGGCTTGTAGACGAGGGAAATGGTCTTTTCCGGATCATAGCTGAGGAGAAGATCGAGTTTATCGGTACTGAGTACTTCCCGCTGGGTGGCCAGGGTCGTCAGGATGCTCCCGATGAAGTGGTCGAAGTATTGCAATCCGAAGGTGCGTGCGATGAGATCTCGCAGGAAACTCTCCGATACCCTCTGGTTGCGCTCCGCTTGCGATTCCGCATGGCCTTCCCGCTGGTAGCGGGGCAGGAGGTTTTCCGGCCCCAACTGCTTGATGACGAGATCCAGGTTCGCTTCATGGACCGAGTGGTAGTTGGTCTGGATGATCTGCTTGATGGCTTCCGAAAAACCTCGAAAAATATCCATGAATTGAGAGTGGGAAAACCGGCGGACTTCCAGGGATTTGAGGAATAATTCCGTCTGCAGTTCCAGGCGGTTGGAGGTGATGCCGTCGATTGCCAGGGCCTTGATGAAAAGAGGCAGGAACTTGGCAATGCGGAAAAATGTGGCTCTCGTGATGAAGCTCAGATTGAAGGAAAAGATGATTTCCTCAAAAAGCACATTGGCCAGGTTTTCCAGGCGGAAAGTCAGTCCGAGGGCGTCAAACTTGTGTTCGTTGTAGGTGCCGTACATGGAGGGAATATCTACCGCAATGTGTCGTTTGTAATAGATGTTTTCCTGAATGTGAAGTTCGCTGGGGGTATGAATGACCTCCTTGAGCTCCATCAGGTAGTCCAATATGGCTTCAAGTTTCATGCCCGGATCGGGGTATTCCAGAGCTTCCAAAAGATGGGTTGGATCCGGCAATCCCAGGTTGGCAGCCCTCTGGAGATGGATGTGAATGTCCTTGAAACTCAGAGCATATTTTTCATGCAGCAACTGATAAAGCTGGATGATTAAAAAGGCCCGTTTACGCTCCCTGTCGGAAAGATCCGGGACCTGTTGAATGAGCGACAGCGCATCTTCTTCGGACAAATCCAGAAGATCCTTGACGTGATGAATGGTCTTGGATTCGAAAATGAGAGTGAAAATACGGTGGACTTCATCGACCAAAGGCCCTGACGTGACGATTTCCGAATAGATTTCTGCCGGGACAAGTTCCTTGAGTTTACTCTTGTCCAGGGTTCTCCAGAAATTGATGATGGCTTCGATGAAGGAAACCACCACATTGTTGCTTTCCACATGGCTCTGCTTGCGGAGGAAGTGAATGAGCCGGTCACTTCTTCCCGTCAATTCATCCACATCCGTGGATACGGCCCTGAGCTGACCTTCTGCTCCGATCTGGTTGAAATAGACAGGGAAAAGCTTGGCCAGCTGTTTGATGAGATTGTAGGCCGTGCGAATGGGGGCGTGGAGCAGCTGGCTCACATCTTTTTGAAACAGGTCTGTGTCCCGGATATAAATCCCTCCCAGGGAGAGATTTACGATGAGGGCGGAGAGGAGCATCTTCGTCCTGGCTGGGTTCTTCTTAATGATTTCCAGCCAGATGCGGATGTTGGGAAGATGCGCCGGATTGACGTCTCTTTGCCAATGCTCGCTGATTCCCCCCAATTTGGGTGTCTGGAAACCCATACAAATGATCCGCTTCAGAAAAGGGTCGATCAAAGAGGGAATCCCCGTATGGATCACTTCAACCCCAATGGTGCGCACTATCTGAAGAGCCGCTTCGGGATAATTTTTCATGCAGACTTCCAGAACATCGAAAATGCGGTTCAGAAAGTTTTGCAGGCCTTCCGCAGGCTCCTGCCGGATGATTCTGGCGATATCGAAGTTGATTTCCCTGAGTGTTTCTTCATGGATACCTTCCAGTCCCCTGGTTTCCATTATCTTGAGGCGCATGAGCATGCTGAGGTGCGTTCCGTCGTCTGCGGTTTCATAGCGCTTCAGTTCTTCAGGAAGTTTGAAATAGTGGCGCACAATTTCATGAAAATCCGGCAGTTCCGTGAGCTTCGCCACCGCTTCCCGATGATCTTTTTCCCGTTCGATCTCCGTTTTGAGCATCTGCAGCCGTACCTGGAACTGATGATGACTGACGAAGGAGCAGAGGTTAACCCAGGGGGCCGCAGCACAGGAGGATTGTCCCTGCTGGTTGAGCCATTCACAGGGGTCTTCCCTAAGGAGCCAGAAGTGATAGGTTTCTTCCGTTAAACGTTGCATCAGGGCACGAAGTTCCAAAAATGACGCGGTTTCCGTCCATATCTTGAGCAGTCGTTTTGCGAGTTTTTTGGGTTGATAGTAGCTCCGCATGAGATGTTCGAAAGGGCGTTCGTCCAGTTGGGAGAGCTCCCTGAGGAAGAATCTCGGGATTCCCTGATGGCAGGCGGTGATATCGGGTACCGCCTGATCCATGATTTCGAGGGATACTCCAGCCGGGACCGGCCGTGAAATCTCTTCGGACATCTCTTCTGAAATCTTGAGCCAAAAAGCCAGAAGATGATCTGCAGCGAGATTGCGGATTTCCGAACGTTCGGATTGTCTGAGGGCTCCCAGGAGAATATGAGACAAAAGGTAGACCACCATGCCATTGAGGGGATGGTTGCGGTAGAGGCGCAGGTTGGAAGTGGCGTATCGCCAGGTCTCTTGAATAACAAACTGCCAGTTGCGATAGAGGTGGTGATACTCCAAGAGGAGTTCTCTCGCCTGCTGCTCCTTTCCAGCATAACCTTTGACTGCCTCGACGAGGATCTCGAAATGAGGAGGTACCTCAACCTTGACATTGGTCAAGTCCAGGTTCTTAGTCAGGGCGTCGGATTGGATTCTATCTAATTCCAGTAAGTTGTTCATTTTACTTATCCTCTTGAAAGAGCGCTCTTTCGGGATGAAATGAAGATGGTGAGAAGTCACTTTGCTTCGGATGGGCGACCGCAGGCCATGGGTCAGAAAATGCAATGCATTTGAGTCGAACCGGGAAAACTCTGGACCCTCTCTTTTTGAATGTGAATGATAGGGCTGACTTCATCCTGGAAAAAAGCAATACTTCAAAGTACTTCAATATCTTAACTCATGAAGGGACCGTTTTAAAAGGGTCCCTTTCCCCCTATGCGCATTTCCATCAGGATCGCCGGTTCTCTTATGACTCCATAGTAGTCGGGGCGTTCTCCAACCACCTGGAATCCCAGGTTTTCATAGAGCATTCGTGCAGGAAGATTGCTTTTCCTCAATTCCAGGACAATGCTCTGGGCACTGCTTTCCCTGGCCAGTTCTAAGACATGATGGAGAAGCCTTCGCGCGATTCCTCGCCTGCGCCATTTTTTGTCGACGGTGACATTGAGAATTTGTATTTCATCGGCCACGCACCAGAAGCAAATATAGCCGGCCATGCGGAATGAAAGATTGCCGCGTGGCGCCTGGACCGATCCTTCGCGGGCCTGCCGGGCTTTCCGTCCATCATCGGGCTCACGAACCTGCGCCACAAGGATCTGAGAAAAAGAGTGACCCAGTTCTTCCAAAAAGGACTCTCCGGACCATGGTTCAAGATGACTCTCCCGCTCGATAGCCAGGATCTGCGGCAGCTCTTCTTCATGCAGTCGAGTGAGCCGAATTTCCAGTGGGTGCTCCATGCCCGGATTTTTATTCGTTTCCTTACCTTGCATAAAAAATTCTTAGGAAGTTGGCGGATTCCAATGTCCCGTTATTCACCACGGAGACACGGAGGATGCGGAGAAGATTTTGGAATTCTTATGGAATTTTTCTCCCGCTCTTTGTGTCACTCCGCTTTCACTGTGCGTGCCAAAACTTCGCTGGCAAGCGATATGTGGCGTTGCCCATACTCCTTGGCCAGCTTCGCGGCTTCATTGAGGGTATGATCTTTGCGGCAGGATGCCAGCTTGATGAGCATGGGCAAATTCATGCCGCAAACGACTTCCACTTTGGGGCCAAGAAAAGAAAGGCTGATATTTGCCGGTGTGCCGCCAAAAAGATCTGTGAGGATCAATACACCTTTCCCCTGGTCCAGTTCTTTGATGGCTTCCCCCAATTGCTTCACCATTTCCTCAACGGGCTGATCGGCTTTAAAGCAAAATGCCTTACACGCTTCGAGACGTCCCACGATCAGTTCCGCAACCTTCAGCATTTCTTCAGCCAG
This region of Desulforhabdus amnigena genomic DNA includes:
- the gap gene encoding type I glyceraldehyde-3-phosphate dehydrogenase encodes the protein MSIRVAINGFGRIGRTIFKALLDRNAPLEVVALNDMAAPPELAYLLKYDSVHGVWPREVSATENELVVDGKVYKCLKVSDPAESPWHELKVDVVLESTGRFADRDNCQKHINAGARKVVLSAPGKGMDATFVIGVNEDTYDPRKHHIISNASCTTNCLAPIVALLHDHFVVEHGLMTTIHSYTMDQRLLDALHKDRRRSRAAALSMIPTTTGAARAVAEVIPELKGKLDGVAIRVPTPNVSLVDLVARVGRDVTIEEVNKVLEEAANGPLKGILNFVTEELVSSDFNHTSFSSSVDAKLTNVIGGRMVKVFSWYDNEYGYSSRLADLAVMVGKSID
- a CDS encoding tyrosine-type recombinase/integrase, encoding MGVKVREKSAGSGVWWLFIDHNGQRKAKKVGTDKKLALEAAKKIEAKLTLGDMGLKDPEKKAPTFKEAADLWLHGYIKPLRRETTFERYSDMLKRHVLPTLGSTPINEIARKDVRELLLSVRAKGLSKASVCLVRDVMSGVFNHAIDDEIIEVNPVLGVVKRLNLSRDKQEEVEPLTKEEVGLFLETCKQNRPEYYPLFLTAFRTGMRLGELLGLKWGDVDWNGKFIRVSRSAKRGKITPTKTGKNRRVDMSDQLMNVLKGLQTQRKREALKKGHGVADGFIFLSREDEILSQNTVRNVFKGILRKAGLRDIRLHETRHTFASLLLTDGQSPVYVKEQLGHSSIQMTVDIYGHLIPSSNRDAVNRLDETQPSATQPQPAKIEKA
- a CDS encoding toxin-antitoxin system HicB family antitoxin, whose product is MKKNFLLRDIPPALHQELKLAAVRQQITMRELILRLMADHVEKRGAAHGR
- a CDS encoding helix-turn-helix domain-containing protein, whose amino-acid sequence is MISKGEHLKSKLKSVMKEKKVTVRELQKMSGVSLQTITKACDERINTCSVRSIYSIAKALEVSIVDLIEEEP
- the secG gene encoding preprotein translocase subunit SecG; this encodes MYTAIIIVHTLACIALILIVLLQTGKGADMGAAFGGASQTLFGGSGGTTFLSKLTTGAAIVFMLTCISLTKLSSGPPQKSIMDSLPAQQSQGPVVPEAKPVAPAPSASSEPAPKAQESEATSQPPAQQPAAPSTETAPSAQPQEKQ
- the tpiA gene encoding triose-phosphate isomerase; this encodes MAVQPFSLPILGCGQEANGLKAMSEEGAMDKRISLIAANWKMHKTIGETVSFIETLQKEVGPCTDREVMIAPPYTALDAARKAMTMEGYKLAAQNFHWEEKGAYTGEISGPMLKDLGCDCVILGHSERRHLFGETDEMIQKKLAAAFKFGLLPILCVGEVLEEREAGRTLEVIGTQLERAVQGLSREESGKIVIAYEPVWAIGTGKTATPGQAQEVHLAIRQHIAALFDKEVANRLRILYGGSVKPDNVDALMAQPDIDGLLVGGASLEVSSFKRIVQYQFVEK
- a CDS encoding phosphoglycerate kinase, whose translation is MKTLDTLDLAEKRVFMRVDFNVPLDKQRRVTDDLRIQAVLPSIRKVVDAGGRLILASHLGRPKGKVAEDFSLKPVGEYLSRILGKPVQMAPDCIGAAVEALVSKLQGGEILLLENLRFHAEEEKNDDAFSRQLAALADVYVNDAFAVSHRAHASVHGITRHVPLCAAGYQLENEIKYFHQAMEAPQRPLTMIIGGAKVSSKIGVLENLLSKADHLIIGGAMANTFLKVQGKNVGKSLVEDDHMETATNLLERAKQKGVKVYLPVDAVVAPKLESGTAIKEVDIDNVPSSDLILDVGPKTIEIFKSVLKNSKTIVWNGPLGAFETPPFHKGTFSVAEFLGSLDALTVIGGGDSAAAVRQAGAADKVSYVSTGGGAFLELLEGKTLPGIAALEECSQRS